A window of [Clostridium] innocuum genomic DNA:
TCGGTATATTTGAAGACTTGGAGGCGAAGCTGCAGAGTGAACGACTGAAAAAGGAATTCCATGGACTGCTGGATAAGCTGAAAATGCATGCACATTCCCTGAGTGCTTTAATTCAGACCTGCGGTGGTGACCCTGTCGAAAGTGCCGGAATTAAGGGCATGGTGAGCGAAGCTGTCGAAATGCTGAAAAACCTGATGATCGGTAATGATAAGCAGGTTCTGGAGGAAGCGGTCAAAAATATGAAAATGGCGCAGAAGGCTTTGCAT
This region includes:
- a CDS encoding DUF2383 domain-containing protein produces the protein MDNNAIVEELNQLLKGTHMGIGIFEDLEAKLQSERLKKEFHGLLDKLKMHAHSLSALIQTCGGDPVESAGIKGMVSEAVEMLKNLMIGNDKQVLEEAVKNMKMAQKALHAFDEKHLVLNDQMKKTMRIMQEDYESMYHMLHKYLIEFQ